Proteins encoded within one genomic window of Sphingosinicella ginsenosidimutans:
- the uvrA gene encoding excinuclease ABC subunit UvrA: MLTHLSVRGAREHNLKDVDVDIPRETLTVITGLSGSGKSSLAFDTIYAEGQRRYVESLSAYARQFLEMMQKPDVDHIEGLSPAISIEQKTTSRNPRSTVATVTEIYDYMRLLWARVGIPYSPATGEPIAAQTVSQMVDRTMALPEGTRLYLLAPVVRGRKGEYRKELAEWQKAGFTRVRIDGVFHDIDEAPALDKKYKHDIEVVVDRLVVREGIETRLADSLETALKLADGLVYLDPADPAPKDPPGAERTGVAEALEEASERNVLATHAPPGRITFSEKFACPVSGFTIAEIEPRLFSFNAPQGACPGCDGLGEKQLFDPELIVPNEHLSIKKGAIVPWARSNPPSPYYMQVLGSLAREFDFSMETPWKDLPAEIHDIILNGTHGRPVTLRFIDGRKSYEVVKPFDGVIANLNRRLLQTESAWMREELAKYQTPQPCEVCHGARLRPEPLAVKIAGEHISQATARSVRHALEWFETLHEKLTDTQNEIARAILKEINERLGFLNNVGLDYLNLDRTSGTLSGGESQRIRLASQIGSGLSGVLYVLDEPSIGLHQRDNDRLLVTLKRLRDLGNTVLVVEHDEDAIRQADYVIDMGPGAGVHGGSVVAAGTLADVLASKDSLTADYLTGRRAVPLPERRRKGTGKKLTLAGATANNLKSVTASIPLGTFTCITGVSGSGKSSFTIDTLYAAAARHLNGARLTAGRYEKIDGLQYLDKVIDIDQSPIGRTPRSNPATYTGAFTNIRDWFAGLPEAQARGYKPGRFSFNVKGGRCEACSGDGLIKIEMHFLPDVYVTCDVCHGQRYNRETLEVKFKGRSIADVLDMTVEDAVEFFKAVPPIRDKMAMLAEVGLGYIKVGQQATTLSGGEAQRVKLAKELSRRATGQTLYILDEPTTGLHFEDVRKLLEVLHALVEQGNTVVVIEHNLEVIKTADWIIDLGPEGGDKGGEIVAEGTPEDVAAETRSYTGQYLKDILARSERVESGPAIKLGKARAKAPKREREGAE, translated from the coding sequence ATGCTGACTCATCTCTCCGTCCGCGGCGCGCGCGAACACAATCTCAAGGACGTCGATGTCGATATCCCGCGCGAGACGCTGACCGTCATCACGGGCCTTTCGGGCTCGGGCAAATCCAGCCTCGCCTTCGACACCATCTATGCCGAGGGGCAGCGGCGCTATGTCGAGTCGCTCTCCGCTTATGCGCGCCAGTTCCTCGAGATGATGCAGAAGCCCGACGTCGATCATATCGAGGGCCTCTCCCCCGCCATCTCGATCGAGCAGAAGACGACGAGCCGCAACCCGCGCTCGACCGTCGCGACCGTCACCGAAATCTACGATTACATGCGCCTGCTCTGGGCGCGCGTCGGCATCCCCTATTCGCCCGCCACCGGCGAGCCGATCGCCGCGCAGACCGTCAGCCAGATGGTCGATCGCACCATGGCGCTCCCCGAAGGCACGCGCCTCTACCTGCTCGCCCCGGTCGTCCGGGGGCGCAAGGGCGAGTATCGCAAGGAGCTCGCCGAATGGCAGAAGGCGGGCTTCACCCGCGTACGCATCGACGGCGTCTTCCATGACATCGACGAGGCTCCCGCGCTCGACAAGAAATACAAGCATGACATCGAGGTGGTGGTCGATCGCCTCGTCGTGCGCGAAGGCATCGAGACCCGCCTCGCGGACTCGCTCGAAACCGCGCTGAAGCTCGCCGACGGCCTCGTCTATCTCGACCCGGCCGATCCGGCGCCGAAGGACCCGCCCGGCGCCGAGCGCACCGGGGTCGCAGAAGCGCTGGAGGAAGCCTCCGAACGCAATGTGCTCGCGACCCACGCGCCGCCGGGCCGCATCACCTTTTCCGAGAAATTCGCCTGCCCCGTCTCCGGCTTCACCATAGCGGAGATCGAGCCCAGGCTGTTCAGCTTCAACGCGCCGCAGGGCGCCTGCCCCGGCTGCGACGGGCTTGGCGAAAAGCAGCTCTTCGATCCCGAACTCATCGTCCCCAACGAGCATCTCAGCATCAAGAAGGGCGCGATCGTGCCCTGGGCGCGCTCCAACCCGCCCAGCCCTTATTACATGCAGGTGCTGGGCAGCCTCGCGCGCGAATTCGATTTCAGCATGGAGACGCCGTGGAAGGATCTCCCGGCGGAGATCCACGACATCATCCTCAACGGCACGCACGGCCGCCCCGTCACGCTGCGCTTCATCGACGGGCGCAAATCCTATGAGGTGGTGAAGCCGTTCGACGGGGTCATCGCCAACCTCAACCGCCGCCTGCTCCAGACCGAGAGCGCGTGGATGCGCGAGGAGCTCGCCAAATATCAGACGCCGCAGCCCTGCGAGGTCTGCCACGGCGCGCGCCTCAGGCCCGAGCCGCTGGCCGTGAAGATCGCCGGCGAGCATATCAGCCAGGCGACCGCCCGCTCGGTCCGCCATGCGCTCGAATGGTTCGAGACGCTGCACGAGAAGCTGACCGATACCCAGAACGAGATCGCTCGCGCGATCCTGAAGGAGATCAACGAGCGCCTGGGCTTCCTCAACAATGTCGGGCTCGATTATCTCAACCTCGATCGCACCTCGGGCACGCTCTCGGGCGGCGAATCGCAGCGCATCCGCCTCGCGAGCCAGATCGGCTCGGGCCTTTCCGGCGTGCTCTACGTCCTCGACGAGCCCTCGATCGGCCTCCACCAGCGCGACAATGATCGCCTGCTCGTCACCCTCAAGCGCCTGCGCGATCTCGGCAACACCGTGCTCGTCGTCGAGCATGACGAGGATGCGATCCGCCAGGCCGATTATGTCATCGACATGGGCCCCGGCGCCGGCGTCCATGGCGGCAGCGTCGTCGCGGCCGGAACGCTGGCGGACGTGCTCGCCAGCAAGGACAGTCTGACCGCCGATTATCTCACCGGCCGCCGCGCCGTGCCGCTCCCCGAAAGGCGCCGCAAGGGGACGGGAAAGAAGCTCACCCTCGCCGGCGCCACCGCGAACAACCTCAAGAGCGTGACCGCCTCGATCCCGCTCGGCACCTTCACCTGCATCACCGGCGTGTCGGGCTCCGGCAAGTCGAGCTTCACGATCGACACGCTCTATGCCGCGGCCGCGCGCCACCTCAACGGCGCCCGCCTCACCGCCGGCCGATATGAGAAGATCGACGGCCTGCAATATCTCGACAAGGTGATCGACATCGATCAGTCGCCGATCGGCCGCACCCCGCGGTCCAACCCGGCCACCTATACCGGCGCCTTCACCAATATCCGCGACTGGTTCGCCGGCCTGCCGGAGGCGCAGGCGCGCGGCTACAAGCCCGGCCGCTTCTCGTTCAACGTCAAGGGCGGCCGCTGCGAGGCGTGCAGCGGCGACGGCCTGATCAAGATCGAGATGCACTTCCTGCCCGACGTCTATGTCACCTGCGACGTCTGCCACGGCCAGCGCTACAACCGCGAGACGCTGGAGGTGAAGTTCAAGGGCAGGAGCATCGCCGACGTGCTCGACATGACGGTCGAGGACGCGGTCGAGTTCTTCAAGGCCGTCCCGCCGATCCGCGACAAGATGGCGATGCTGGCGGAAGTGGGCCTCGGCTATATCAAGGTCGGCCAGCAGGCGACCACCCTGAGCGGCGGCGAGGCCCAGCGCGTCAAGCTCGCCAAGGAACTCTCCCGCCGCGCCACCGGCCAGACCCTCTACATCCTCGACGAGCCCACCACCGGCCTGCATTTCGAGGATGTGCGGAAACTCCTGGAGGTCCTCCACGCGCTGGTGGAGCAGGGCAACACCGTGGTGGTGATCGAGCACAACCTGGAAGTCATCAAGACCGCCGACTGGATCATCGATCTTGGGCCTGAAGGCGGAGACAAAGGCGGGGAGATCGTGGCGGAAGGGACGCCCGAGGATGTGGCGGCGGAGACGCGCTCTTATACGGGGCAGTATCTGAAGGACATTCTGGCGCGGTCGGAGCGGGTGGAATCAGGGCCGGCGATCAAGCTCGGGAAGGCACGGGCGAAGGCTCCTAAGCGGGAGCGGGAGGGGGCGGAGTAG
- a CDS encoding beta family protein, whose translation MLAGKTYVPILRARIAEVEAFRQLSAEAKELVFPIFLLRPWPNANHLSLAVDRIVEAAAGHPFGLGLDREKYLAGSPKPAQAEFDELFSDHQGYRAYFDFIEEIPGAVPVLQATTNADQLLLQLGRAEELDRGLIVHQQRGTMIPITQSVISLPPLPHDTIFVVDAAWSRDALQMQAWALPVAQNVVAQLPDAEIVVASSSFPDSFGHIIGDMEEQAFEGQIYGSVRLNLQSANLTLGDWGSTRPSQSGGGGKIPSRIDIPRPNSWQIFRADPDGDYGFLEVAQEATTHPCFAAVPDCWGKLQVGATDGNGAGITGVKMNTSCRINMHMTIKSGASHGIEQDEQPYQD comes from the coding sequence ATGCTCGCTGGGAAAACGTACGTACCGATCTTGCGTGCGAGAATTGCTGAGGTCGAGGCCTTCCGGCAACTGTCCGCCGAGGCCAAGGAACTCGTTTTCCCGATCTTTCTTTTGCGCCCATGGCCGAACGCCAATCACCTATCCTTAGCGGTTGATCGCATTGTGGAGGCTGCCGCAGGTCATCCTTTTGGGTTGGGGCTGGATCGGGAAAAGTACCTCGCGGGGAGCCCTAAGCCCGCCCAAGCTGAATTCGATGAGCTATTTTCTGATCACCAAGGCTATAGGGCGTACTTTGACTTCATTGAGGAAATTCCTGGTGCGGTGCCCGTGCTCCAGGCAACCACCAACGCCGACCAGTTGCTTCTTCAACTGGGGCGGGCGGAGGAGCTGGATCGCGGCCTGATTGTGCACCAGCAACGCGGGACAATGATCCCAATCACTCAGTCCGTAATAAGCCTACCCCCATTGCCACATGACACTATCTTTGTGGTGGATGCGGCTTGGTCCCGGGACGCGCTGCAAATGCAGGCTTGGGCGCTACCGGTAGCTCAAAACGTAGTGGCGCAGTTGCCTGATGCCGAGATCGTGGTGGCTTCAAGTTCATTCCCCGACAGCTTCGGACACATAATCGGGGATATGGAGGAACAGGCATTTGAGGGCCAGATATACGGGTCGGTCCGGCTGAATTTGCAAAGTGCAAATCTCACGCTCGGGGATTGGGGCAGCACCCGACCGTCGCAATCTGGAGGGGGCGGAAAAATCCCGTCTCGGATCGACATCCCGAGGCCGAACTCGTGGCAAATTTTCCGTGCCGATCCGGACGGCGACTATGGCTTTCTTGAGGTGGCTCAAGAGGCTACGACTCACCCCTGCTTCGCGGCCGTACCCGATTGTTGGGGTAAATTGCAGGTGGGTGCGACAGATGGAAATGGCGCCGGCATCACAGGCGTCAAGATGAACACCTCTTGCCGTATAAACATGCACATGACCATCAAATCAGGGGCATCCCACGGGATTGAGCAGGACGAACAGCCCTACCAAGACTAG
- a CDS encoding ImmA/IrrE family metallo-endopeptidase encodes MKVSYYSRLSPEHISILEEFTKDVPVKVGALAKALGLKVVVAALPLKISGLIKPDPDGGFVIKVNRFEPKERQRFTIAHEIAHFLLHRDKIQAGVVDSVLYRSKLSSRVEAEANRLAADIIMPLDKVSELSAVYRTQGDHQIIATLAETFQVSRQAMEIRTGD; translated from the coding sequence ATGAAGGTTAGCTACTATTCTCGCCTTTCCCCGGAACATATCTCCATCTTGGAGGAGTTCACGAAAGACGTTCCTGTGAAGGTGGGAGCGCTCGCGAAAGCGCTGGGGCTAAAGGTGGTCGTGGCGGCCCTGCCGCTCAAAATTTCGGGCCTTATCAAGCCGGATCCGGATGGGGGTTTTGTAATCAAGGTCAATCGGTTCGAGCCGAAAGAGCGACAGAGATTCACTATCGCCCATGAGATAGCTCACTTTTTGCTTCACAGAGATAAGATTCAGGCCGGAGTTGTTGACTCCGTTCTGTATCGTTCAAAACTGTCATCAAGGGTTGAGGCTGAAGCTAATCGCCTAGCTGCCGACATAATAATGCCTCTTGATAAGGTCAGTGAATTGTCAGCGGTCTATCGAACCCAGGGGGATCACCAAATTATTGCAACTCTAGCAGAAACGTTTCAAGTTTCCCGGCAGGCGATGGAAATACGCACGGGTGACTGA
- a CDS encoding cold-shock protein translates to MPIGKVKFFNTQKGYGFITNEEGGNDAFVHISAVERAGMDTLVQDQRVSYELEEDRRGKTSAVNLQNA, encoded by the coding sequence ATGCCCATCGGCAAAGTGAAATTCTTCAACACCCAGAAAGGCTACGGCTTCATCACCAACGAAGAAGGCGGCAACGACGCCTTCGTCCATATCAGCGCGGTCGAGCGCGCGGGGATGGACACGCTCGTCCAGGACCAGCGCGTCTCCTATGAGCTCGAGGAGGACCGGCGCGGCAAGACCAGCGCCGTCAACCTGCAGAACGCCTGA
- a CDS encoding SKP1 family protein, whose translation MRIATALIAVLPVALAGCGQGSAFDEAFRNSFRESAVSSCVAASRATPAAPQGVDWQRLCSCSVDRMMEGKSAAELRRLQGDSPEQMEAVRQCATQMGIVPGGGAPAAPGGK comes from the coding sequence ATGCGCATCGCCACGGCCCTGATCGCCGTCCTGCCCGTCGCGCTGGCCGGCTGCGGCCAGGGCAGCGCCTTTGACGAGGCGTTCCGCAACTCATTCCGCGAGAGCGCGGTGTCGAGCTGCGTCGCCGCCAGCCGGGCGACGCCGGCCGCGCCCCAGGGCGTCGACTGGCAACGGCTTTGCTCCTGCTCCGTCGACCGGATGATGGAGGGGAAGTCGGCCGCTGAGCTGCGCCGGCTGCAGGGCGACTCGCCCGAGCAGATGGAGGCGGTGCGGCAGTGCGCGACGCAGATGGGCATTGTCCCCGGCGGCGGCGCCCCCGCTGCCCCCGGCGGAAAATGA
- a CDS encoding PilZ domain-containing protein, producing MGRLSGNMITRREARTIDQRLESRHEGLVDCATLFFRGGVHMVQVVNISARGAMVESELEPRLGENVIVRFNGCSPIHAFVRWIRDGRLGLNFGCELTIG from the coding sequence ATGGGGCGGCTGTCCGGCAACATGATCACGCGGCGCGAGGCGCGGACGATCGACCAGCGTCTTGAATCGCGGCACGAGGGGCTCGTGGACTGCGCGACGCTCTTCTTCCGCGGCGGCGTGCATATGGTCCAGGTCGTGAACATCTCGGCGCGGGGCGCGATGGTCGAGAGCGAGCTCGAACCCCGGCTCGGCGAGAATGTGATCGTCCGCTTCAACGGATGCAGCCCGATCCATGCCTTCGTGCGCTGGATCCGCGACGGCCGGCTCGGCCTCAATTTCGGATGCGAGTTGACCATCGGCTGA
- a CDS encoding glutathione S-transferase family protein, with translation MIDLYTSPTPNGYKVSVTLEELGLPYEVHPIDLSSGAQKEPWFTAINPNGRIPAIVDRDNGGFAVFESGAIMLYLAEQAGALIPPDREGRSRVVQWLMFQMGGLGPMMGQANVFTRYFPEHLPSAIDRYRRESRRLLEVLDGRLADNEYLAGDYSIADIANFCWARVHEWPGVAIDGLDHLKRWMDAIAARPAVQRGLAVPPRPEASDESRIESARKMLA, from the coding sequence GTGATCGATCTCTACACGTCGCCAACCCCCAACGGTTACAAGGTCTCGGTCACGCTCGAAGAGCTCGGCCTCCCTTACGAGGTCCATCCGATCGACCTGTCCTCGGGCGCCCAGAAGGAGCCGTGGTTCACCGCGATCAATCCCAATGGCCGCATCCCGGCGATCGTCGATCGCGACAATGGCGGCTTCGCGGTGTTCGAAAGCGGCGCGATCATGCTCTATCTGGCCGAGCAGGCGGGCGCCCTCATCCCCCCGGATCGCGAGGGACGCAGCCGCGTCGTCCAGTGGCTGATGTTCCAGATGGGCGGGCTCGGGCCGATGATGGGCCAGGCCAACGTCTTCACCCGCTACTTCCCCGAACATCTTCCATCCGCGATCGACCGCTACCGGCGCGAGAGCCGGCGGCTGCTGGAGGTGCTCGACGGCCGGCTCGCCGACAATGAGTATCTCGCGGGCGACTATTCGATTGCCGACATCGCCAATTTCTGCTGGGCGCGGGTGCATGAATGGCCGGGCGTCGCGATCGACGGGCTCGACCATCTCAAGCGGTGGATGGACGCGATCGCCGCCCGCCCCGCCGTGCAGCGCGGGCTCGCCGTCCCGCCGCGGCCGGAGGCGAGCGACGAAAGCAGGATCGAATCGGCCCGCAAGATGCTGGCCTGA
- a CDS encoding aldehyde dehydrogenase family protein produces MNEMTRISAQPDYSEAVQAFLQRAPKLFIDGEWVDSSHDRTIAVFDPSTGREIARVADASDADVDRAVAAARRAFDDGRWSGLAPYARQRIIEKLADLIEANIPELAELESIDNGKPRSASQGYDLPRSVQTLRYMAGWATKLSGEHIEPSGLPTGSVHAYVRREPIGVCAQIVPWNFPLMMAVQKIAPALAAGCTIVLKPAEQTPLTALRLADLVAEAGIPAGVLNIITGNGETAGDRMVRHPEVDKVAFTGSTEVGKIINRNATETLKRVTLELGGKSPVIVLPDIDIAKTAAGAARSIFSNAGQVCIAGSRLFAHRDIFDDLLEAVAENARKLKVGPSLAADTTMGPLVSTEQHDRVLSYIEAGRKEGASVLTGGDTPGGDGYFVNPTVLVDVNPNMKVVREEIFGPVLAAQRYDDLDEVAKAANDTPYGLAASIWTRDVSAMHKLAAKLKAGMVWGNTSSAADTSLPFGGFKQSGFGRESGRYGIEAYTELKTVAIAL; encoded by the coding sequence ATGAACGAGATGACCCGGATTTCCGCCCAGCCCGACTATAGCGAGGCTGTGCAGGCCTTTCTGCAGCGCGCGCCCAAGCTGTTCATCGACGGCGAATGGGTGGATTCCAGCCATGATCGGACGATCGCCGTCTTCGATCCGTCGACCGGTCGGGAAATCGCGCGGGTCGCCGATGCGTCCGATGCCGATGTCGACCGCGCCGTCGCCGCCGCGCGCCGCGCCTTCGACGACGGGCGCTGGTCCGGCCTCGCCCCTTATGCCCGCCAGCGCATCATCGAGAAGCTCGCCGACCTGATCGAGGCGAACATCCCCGAGCTCGCCGAGCTTGAATCGATCGACAACGGCAAGCCGCGCAGCGCCAGCCAGGGCTATGATCTGCCGCGCTCGGTCCAGACGCTCCGCTACATGGCCGGCTGGGCGACCAAGCTCAGCGGCGAGCATATCGAGCCGTCGGGCCTGCCGACCGGATCGGTCCACGCCTATGTCCGCCGCGAGCCGATCGGGGTGTGCGCGCAGATCGTCCCGTGGAATTTCCCGCTGATGATGGCGGTGCAGAAGATCGCGCCCGCGCTCGCCGCCGGCTGCACGATCGTGCTGAAGCCGGCCGAGCAGACGCCGCTCACCGCGCTGCGGCTCGCCGATCTGGTCGCCGAAGCGGGCATCCCCGCCGGCGTGCTCAACATCATCACCGGCAATGGCGAGACGGCGGGCGATCGAATGGTCCGTCATCCCGAGGTCGACAAGGTCGCCTTCACCGGATCGACCGAGGTCGGCAAGATCATCAATCGCAACGCGACCGAGACGCTGAAGCGCGTGACGCTTGAGCTTGGCGGCAAATCGCCGGTCATCGTGCTCCCCGACATCGACATCGCGAAGACCGCGGCGGGCGCAGCGCGATCGATCTTCTCCAATGCCGGCCAGGTCTGCATCGCGGGGTCGCGCCTGTTCGCGCATCGCGACATTTTCGACGATCTGCTCGAGGCGGTCGCGGAGAATGCCCGCAAGCTGAAGGTCGGCCCCAGCCTTGCCGCGGACACGACGATGGGCCCGCTCGTTTCCACCGAGCAGCACGATCGCGTGCTTTCCTATATCGAGGCGGGCCGCAAGGAGGGTGCGAGCGTCCTGACCGGCGGCGATACGCCGGGGGGTGACGGCTATTTCGTCAACCCGACCGTGCTCGTCGACGTGAACCCGAACATGAAGGTGGTGCGCGAGGAGATTTTCGGCCCGGTCCTCGCGGCGCAGCGCTACGACGATCTCGACGAGGTCGCGAAGGCGGCCAACGACACGCCCTATGGCCTCGCCGCGTCGATCTGGACCCGCGACGTCTCCGCGATGCACAAGCTCGCCGCCAAGCTCAAGGCGGGCATGGTGTGGGGCAACACCTCCTCGGCAGCCGACACGTCCCTGCCCTTCGGCGGCTTCAAGCAATCCGGCTTCGGCCGCGAGAGCGGGCGCTACGGCATCGAAGCCTATACCGAGCTCAAGACGGTCGCCATCGCGCTTTGA
- a CDS encoding TIGR03013 family XrtA/PEP-CTERM system glycosyltransferase, with amino-acid sequence MIRLFKHYVPYAVLLLGTMDLVLLLAGAEAGWTLRLWQVGLARGSVVDRIPNMIAFAAALQGAMVAVGVYGAQALHSVRFATARIIVATAFGILLLSLVFFAFPPVAFWRSSLLYATGLALTAMIGARAALRDWLGGPRFRRGVLVLGAGPRAARIQELARRPGAGFTVVGFVGMNDGPSAVEGAVNRAAIESLPRHLERVGASEVVLALEERRNALPLADLLRVKTTGVEVNDFSTFLERETGRVDLDSLNPSWLIFSDGFSAGRRLSGMAKRLFDITVSVMILALTWPVIAATAIAVKLESRGPAFYRQRRVGLYGETFEVIKLRSMRTDAEVGGKAVWAQKDDPRVTRVGRFIRKVRIDELPQAWSVLKGEMSFVGPRPERPQFVADLEARLPYYAERHVVKPGITGWAQINYPYGASIEDAREKLEYDLYYAKNYTPFLDLLILLQTARVILWPEGAR; translated from the coding sequence GTGATCCGGCTGTTCAAACATTATGTGCCCTATGCGGTGCTGCTGCTGGGGACGATGGACCTTGTGCTGCTGCTCGCCGGCGCCGAGGCGGGCTGGACGCTGCGCCTCTGGCAGGTCGGCCTCGCGCGCGGCTCGGTGGTCGATCGCATTCCGAACATGATCGCTTTCGCGGCGGCCCTGCAGGGCGCGATGGTGGCGGTCGGCGTCTATGGCGCGCAGGCGCTCCATTCGGTCCGCTTCGCCACCGCGCGGATCATCGTCGCGACGGCGTTCGGGATCCTGCTGCTCAGCCTCGTCTTCTTCGCCTTCCCGCCGGTCGCCTTCTGGCGATCCAGCCTGCTCTACGCCACCGGCCTTGCGCTCACGGCGATGATCGGGGCGCGCGCCGCGCTTCGCGACTGGCTGGGTGGGCCCCGCTTCCGGCGCGGGGTGCTGGTGCTCGGCGCCGGGCCGCGCGCGGCGCGGATCCAGGAGCTTGCGCGCCGGCCTGGCGCCGGCTTCACCGTCGTCGGCTTCGTCGGCATGAACGACGGCCCAAGCGCGGTGGAGGGGGCCGTCAACCGCGCCGCGATCGAGAGCCTTCCGCGCCATCTCGAGCGGGTCGGCGCGAGCGAAGTGGTGCTGGCGCTCGAGGAGCGGCGCAATGCCCTCCCGCTCGCCGATCTGCTGAGGGTCAAGACGACGGGCGTCGAAGTCAACGATTTCTCGACCTTCCTCGAACGCGAGACCGGCCGCGTCGATCTCGACAGCCTCAATCCCTCCTGGCTGATCTTCTCCGACGGATTTTCGGCCGGGCGGCGCCTCTCCGGGATGGCGAAGCGATTGTTCGACATCACGGTGAGCGTGATGATCCTCGCGCTCACCTGGCCGGTCATCGCCGCGACGGCGATCGCGGTGAAGCTGGAGAGCAGGGGCCCGGCCTTTTACCGGCAGCGCCGGGTCGGCCTCTATGGCGAGACGTTCGAGGTCATCAAGCTGCGCTCCATGCGGACCGATGCCGAAGTGGGCGGCAAGGCGGTGTGGGCGCAGAAGGACGATCCCCGGGTGACCCGCGTCGGCCGCTTCATCCGCAAGGTCCGCATCGACGAGCTGCCCCAGGCGTGGAGCGTGCTCAAGGGCGAGATGAGCTTCGTCGGCCCGCGGCCCGAGCGCCCCCAGTTCGTCGCCGATCTCGAGGCGCGCCTGCCTTATTATGCCGAGCGCCATGTCGTGAAGCCCGGGATCACCGGCTGGGCGCAGATCAACTATCCCTATGGCGCGTCGATCGAGGATGCGCGCGAGAAGCTGGAATATGATCTCTATTACGCCAAGAACTACACGCCTTTCCTCGATCTGCTGATCCTGCTGCAGACCGCGCGCGTGATCCTGTGGCCGGAGGGCGCGCGCTGA